In Bradyrhizobium erythrophlei, a single genomic region encodes these proteins:
- a CDS encoding lytic murein transglycosylase: MLKFRLATLACALTLATPAFAARCGGDFRAFVQNISTEATSAGISQATIAEALGGVQQDLGVLAFDRRQRGTFTKTFEQYVSTRVGSGRINGGRAMLQRYAGLLSSIEAKYGVPRQILVAIWGLESDFGKGDMGKLPVFRVLATMAHDCRRTELFQGELLAALQILQRGDLPLREMIGAYAGEIGQTQFLPSSYIKYGVDFDGDGRVDLRHSVADVLASTANLLHTNGFKMGAPYGEGSANFEAMREWNHAVIYRKTIAYFADQLVGR; encoded by the coding sequence ATGTTGAAATTTCGCCTCGCTACGCTTGCGTGTGCGTTGACGCTTGCCACCCCCGCATTCGCCGCGCGCTGCGGCGGGGATTTCCGCGCCTTCGTCCAGAACATCTCCACTGAGGCAACCTCCGCCGGCATCTCGCAAGCCACGATTGCGGAAGCGCTCGGCGGCGTGCAGCAGGATTTGGGCGTGCTCGCCTTCGACCGCCGCCAGCGCGGCACCTTCACGAAAACCTTCGAGCAGTACGTTTCGACCCGCGTCGGCTCCGGCCGTATCAATGGCGGGCGCGCGATGCTGCAACGCTATGCCGGACTGCTCTCGAGCATCGAGGCCAAATACGGCGTGCCGCGGCAGATCCTGGTTGCGATCTGGGGGCTCGAAAGCGACTTCGGCAAGGGCGACATGGGCAAGCTGCCGGTGTTTCGCGTGCTCGCGACCATGGCGCACGATTGCCGCCGCACCGAGCTATTCCAGGGCGAACTGCTGGCGGCGCTGCAAATCCTCCAGCGCGGCGATCTTCCGTTGCGTGAGATGATCGGGGCCTATGCCGGCGAGATCGGGCAGACGCAGTTTCTGCCATCGTCCTACATCAAATACGGCGTCGATTTCGACGGCGACGGCCGCGTCGACCTGCGCCATAGCGTCGCCGATGTGCTGGCGTCGACCGCCAACCTTCTGCACACCAACGGCTTCAAGATGGGTGCGCCCTACGGCGAGGGTTCGGCGAATTTCGAGGCGATGCGCGAGTGGAATCACGCGGTGATCTATCGCAAGACGATTGCGTATTTTGCTGACCAGTTAGTTGGGAGATGA
- a CDS encoding L,D-transpeptidase yields the protein MAIRLTTAHSNVAVRRWNSIATAALALTALAAITVTGGVAAKGARPAPTHEATVSRPAGEPIMAIVSISAQKVTFYDAEGWIYRAPVSSGTTGRETPAGVFAIVEKDKDHHSTMYDDAWMPNMQRITWNGLALHGGPLPGYAASHGCVRMPYDFAENLFDRTRIGMRVIIAPNDAAPVDFSHPSLFVPNPQAIAAAPDRIGTLSREADQAAQAAEEAKRTAAVAAAEAKAIPVLLRKLELAKKRADAELAFADKAVGNAKTDETRAKAEELKDKLAQRAAEVATQLDAANATAKSKLDAAAAAKEAFKSAATRKADTARVALDAKLAVEPVSVYISRATQKLYVRRDTHKPAPDGGGEVFDTTIEVPVTIRDPGRPLGTHIFTAVAKNDTGLRWTAVTIDDSDDAKEALDRITIPQELIDRIGPTALPRSSIVISDEPLSKETNYRTEFVVVLSNQPQGGFITRKPTPPADLVANGEAFIDNGFGGMFRRNDSGFGSFFQQSEPQPAPQPQPGIRRRSGQPYYPPQQSQQVQQGWGGPPGW from the coding sequence ATGGCAATTCGATTGACGACGGCACACTCCAACGTGGCGGTGCGGCGGTGGAACTCTATCGCGACTGCGGCACTCGCGCTCACGGCCTTAGCCGCGATAACGGTGACGGGTGGCGTTGCGGCGAAGGGCGCGCGTCCCGCGCCAACCCACGAGGCGACCGTGTCGCGGCCCGCCGGCGAGCCGATCATGGCGATCGTGTCGATCAGCGCCCAGAAGGTTACCTTCTACGACGCCGAGGGCTGGATCTACCGCGCGCCGGTATCGAGCGGCACCACGGGGCGCGAAACACCGGCGGGCGTCTTCGCCATTGTCGAGAAAGACAAGGACCACCACTCGACCATGTATGACGATGCCTGGATGCCGAACATGCAGCGCATCACCTGGAATGGGCTCGCACTGCACGGCGGGCCGCTGCCGGGATACGCCGCCTCGCACGGCTGCGTGCGCATGCCCTACGATTTTGCTGAAAACCTGTTCGACAGGACGCGGATCGGCATGCGCGTGATCATCGCGCCAAACGACGCGGCCCCGGTCGATTTTTCGCATCCCTCGCTGTTCGTGCCGAACCCGCAGGCGATCGCGGCAGCGCCCGACCGCATCGGGACGCTCTCCCGAGAGGCTGACCAGGCCGCGCAGGCGGCCGAGGAAGCAAAAAGGACGGCTGCCGTCGCGGCTGCTGAGGCCAAGGCAATCCCGGTTTTGCTGCGCAAGTTGGAACTGGCCAAGAAGCGTGCGGACGCCGAACTCGCCTTTGCCGACAAGGCGGTCGGCAACGCAAAGACTGACGAGACAAGGGCGAAGGCCGAGGAACTGAAGGACAAGCTCGCCCAGAGAGCCGCAGAAGTCGCGACGCAGCTCGATGCCGCCAATGCCACCGCAAAGTCGAAGCTCGATGCTGCGGCCGCCGCAAAGGAAGCTTTCAAATCGGCTGCGACCAGGAAGGCCGACACCGCCAGGGTAGCGCTGGACGCGAAGCTCGCGGTCGAGCCGGTCTCCGTCTACATCAGCCGCGCGACGCAAAAGCTCTACGTACGGCGCGATACCCACAAACCGGCGCCGGATGGCGGCGGCGAGGTGTTCGATACGACCATCGAAGTGCCGGTCACGATCCGCGATCCCGGCCGGCCGCTCGGCACGCATATTTTCACCGCGGTGGCGAAGAACGACACGGGTCTGCGCTGGACTGCGGTCACGATCGACGACAGCGACGACGCCAAGGAAGCGCTCGACCGCATCACCATTCCGCAGGAGTTGATCGATCGCATCGGGCCGACGGCGTTGCCGCGCTCCTCGATCGTCATCTCGGACGAGCCGCTGAGCAAGGAGACCAACTATCGCACCGAGTTCGTCGTGGTGCTGAGCAACCAGCCCCAGGGCGGGTTCATCACGCGCAAGCCGACGCCCCCGGCCGACCTCGTTGCGAACGGCGAGGCCTTTATCGACAACGGCTTCGGCGGCATGTTCCGCCGTAATGACAGCGGCTTTGGCTCCTTCTTCCAGCAGAGCGAGCCTCAACCAGCGCCGCAACCCCAACCTGGCATTCGCCGGCGCAGCGGCCAGCCTTATTATCCGCCGCAACAGAGCCAGCAGGTGCAGCAGGGCTGGGGCGGCCCACCCGGCTGGTGA
- a CDS encoding haloacid dehalogenase type II encodes MAKLPLIVFDVNETLLDLETMEPTFERIFGRRDAMRLWFANFIMYSAALTVAGCYVPFTDIGGAVMKMLADANHIKITDADRKELTEKFSTMPPHAEVPAALRKLRSAGFRLFTLTDNLIEVQTRQLTHGGIVDLFERRFSADGVKHHKPPREAYGYVEKELGTGPSDMCLIACHTWDTLGAVAAGWEGVLIRRPGNDVLGVGPQPHIVGDTLDDVANQLIARHKAG; translated from the coding sequence ATGGCCAAACTACCCCTGATCGTTTTCGACGTGAATGAAACCCTGCTCGATCTCGAAACGATGGAGCCGACCTTCGAGCGCATCTTTGGCAGAAGGGACGCCATGCGGCTGTGGTTCGCCAATTTCATCATGTATTCCGCGGCGCTCACGGTTGCCGGATGCTACGTGCCCTTCACCGACATCGGCGGCGCCGTGATGAAGATGCTGGCCGATGCAAACCACATCAAGATCACCGACGCCGACCGCAAAGAGCTCACCGAAAAATTCTCGACCATGCCGCCGCACGCCGAGGTGCCCGCGGCGCTGCGCAAACTGCGAAGCGCTGGCTTTCGCCTGTTCACACTGACCGACAACCTGATCGAAGTGCAGACGCGCCAGCTGACGCATGGCGGCATTGTCGATCTGTTCGAGCGGCGTTTCAGCGCCGATGGCGTCAAGCATCACAAGCCGCCGCGCGAGGCCTATGGCTATGTCGAGAAGGAGCTCGGCACTGGGCCGTCCGACATGTGCCTGATTGCCTGCCACACCTGGGATACGCTCGGCGCCGTGGCCGCCGGCTGGGAAGGCGTGCTGATCAGGCGCCCCGGCAACGACGTGCTCGGCGTCGGTCCGCAACCGCACATCGTTGGCGACACGCTTGATGATGTCGCCAACCAACTGATCGCGCGCCACAAGGCTGGATAG
- a CDS encoding AEC family transporter, whose protein sequence is MQVADLVLPVFAIIVTGWLAGWLGYVSRSLADALVHFAYNVAMPALLFVTIAQESASSFLEWRFLLAFGGGSILCFLAVFLVLRAGLGRSTTSSTMYGMAAAMTNTGFVALPILHSIYGQPAVLPAAVATVFVAAVMFPLAVVLLESEESGEHGRIAHPLMLMKQIVLNPMVLSTLIGLGWAIVGWPIPAPLAAYLNIFAGALTPCALFAIGLGLSVDGIASNLAASIVLSAVKLLVMPLIVYGLCVATGLNPLYTIAAVICAAVPTAKTTYILAGEYKVEEELVASTVSITTVLSVATLLGWLTILRAAVEVK, encoded by the coding sequence ATGCAAGTCGCCGATCTCGTGCTGCCCGTCTTTGCCATCATCGTCACCGGGTGGCTCGCCGGATGGCTTGGCTACGTCTCGCGATCGCTGGCCGACGCGCTGGTGCATTTCGCCTACAACGTCGCGATGCCGGCGCTGCTGTTCGTGACGATCGCGCAGGAATCTGCGAGTAGCTTTCTGGAATGGCGCTTTCTGCTCGCCTTCGGCGGCGGCTCCATCCTCTGCTTCCTCGCGGTATTTCTGGTGCTGCGCGCAGGGCTCGGACGCAGCACCACCAGCAGCACCATGTACGGAATGGCAGCGGCCATGACCAATACCGGCTTTGTGGCGCTGCCGATCCTGCATTCGATCTATGGCCAGCCGGCCGTCTTGCCAGCCGCGGTCGCAACCGTGTTCGTGGCGGCCGTGATGTTTCCTCTTGCTGTCGTTTTGCTGGAGAGCGAGGAGAGCGGCGAGCATGGCAGAATCGCCCACCCGTTGATGCTGATGAAGCAGATCGTGCTCAACCCGATGGTGCTGTCGACCTTGATCGGCCTGGGCTGGGCGATTGTCGGTTGGCCGATTCCGGCCCCGCTCGCGGCTTACCTGAACATCTTCGCGGGCGCGCTCACGCCGTGCGCGTTGTTTGCCATCGGGCTTGGTCTCTCGGTGGACGGGATCGCCTCGAACCTTGCGGCGTCGATCGTGCTTTCTGCCGTGAAGCTCTTGGTCATGCCGCTGATCGTCTACGGTCTGTGCGTGGCGACGGGTCTCAATCCGCTCTACACCATCGCCGCCGTCATCTGCGCCGCGGTGCCGACCGCGAAGACGACCTATATTCTGGCCGGCGAGTACAAGGTGGAGGAAGAACTGGTCGCAAGCACGGTCTCGATCACCACCGTGCTGTCGGTCGCGACGCTGCTCGGATGGCTCACCATCCTTCGCGCTGCGGTGGAGGTAAAGTAG
- a CDS encoding DnaJ domain-containing protein: MPTLYELLGALPEDDADSLRAAFRKAAKASHPDNNPGDPDAPQKFRQIVRAHSILKDEQQRAAYDSLLTEAEGRQAPDTRRNVLSEVRLPGPIGSMVIASISIGAFVGLEHVLTAPVVSAQVQELSTPAMALTAAMPTQASSTPASSTVGRASERTADKILPAKEPEIPSAVEEIAAPAVATTADSGAVAATPEPTIPEPAVPAVKDARYYLERGDAAYRSGDFPLALTDFDLAINLDPNLSDAYVNRAIVFRRMGDLKRAFADVSQARRIDEGKRQ; the protein is encoded by the coding sequence GTGCCAACCCTTTACGAGTTACTCGGTGCGCTTCCGGAAGATGATGCCGACAGCCTGAGGGCAGCATTCCGCAAGGCCGCCAAGGCCAGCCATCCCGACAACAATCCCGGCGATCCCGATGCGCCGCAGAAATTCAGACAGATCGTTCGCGCCCATTCAATCCTGAAAGACGAACAGCAGCGGGCAGCCTATGATTCGTTGCTGACGGAGGCCGAGGGACGGCAAGCTCCGGATACGAGACGCAACGTCCTCTCCGAAGTCAGACTCCCGGGCCCGATCGGCAGCATGGTGATTGCGTCGATCTCCATCGGCGCGTTCGTGGGTCTTGAGCACGTTTTGACGGCACCCGTGGTTTCCGCGCAAGTGCAGGAACTATCCACGCCGGCCATGGCGCTGACCGCTGCGATGCCGACGCAGGCATCCAGCACGCCTGCATCCAGCACGGTCGGCCGCGCCAGCGAACGCACGGCCGACAAAATCTTGCCCGCCAAGGAGCCGGAAATTCCGAGCGCCGTCGAGGAGATTGCAGCTCCGGCCGTCGCGACAACTGCCGACAGCGGAGCCGTTGCGGCAACGCCTGAGCCCACAATACCTGAGCCCGCAGTACCCGCGGTGAAGGACGCCAGATATTATCTGGAGCGGGGCGATGCTGCCTATCGCAGCGGCGACTTTCCCCTTGCACTGACCGACTTCGATCTGGCGATCAATCTCGATCCGAATTTGTCCGACGCTTATGTCAACCGCGCCATCGTCTTCCGCCGGATGGGCGATTTGAAGCGCGCATTTGCCGATGTCAGCCAGGCCAGGCGCATCGACGAAGGGAAGCGTCAATAA
- a CDS encoding LysE family translocator, whose translation MSWAFLLTSLIVVVSPGTGVLYTLAAGLKGGARTAVAASIGCTLGILPAMMAAMVGLAAVLHASALAFAALKWLGVGYLLYMAWQSLREEGALSVDASKSGPAEARVIVRGFLINILNPKLSIFFLAFLPQFISADEVHPLARMLELSTTFMVMTFVVFVLYGLFAAGVRDHVVSRPTVLAWLRRAFAGGFALLGVKLAFAER comes from the coding sequence ATGTCCTGGGCCTTTTTGTTGACCTCTCTGATCGTAGTGGTCTCGCCCGGCACCGGCGTGCTCTATACGCTGGCCGCGGGGTTGAAAGGTGGTGCACGCACCGCGGTCGCGGCCAGCATCGGCTGCACGCTCGGCATCCTGCCGGCCATGATGGCCGCGATGGTCGGGCTTGCGGCGGTGCTGCACGCCAGCGCTCTCGCCTTTGCGGCGTTGAAATGGCTCGGCGTCGGCTATCTCCTGTACATGGCCTGGCAGTCGCTACGCGAGGAGGGAGCTCTGTCGGTCGATGCGTCGAAAAGCGGGCCAGCCGAGGCGCGGGTGATCGTGCGCGGCTTTCTGATCAACATCCTCAACCCAAAACTCTCGATTTTCTTCCTCGCTTTCCTGCCGCAGTTCATTTCGGCCGACGAGGTGCATCCACTGGCACGGATGCTCGAACTCTCCACGACCTTCATGGTCATGACCTTCGTCGTGTTCGTGCTGTACGGCCTGTTCGCGGCGGGGGTTCGCGACCACGTCGTGAGCCGGCCGACCGTGCTGGCGTGGCTGCGCCGCGCCTTTGCCGGCGGCTTTGCGCTGCTGGGCGTGAAGCTCGCTTTCGCGGAGAGGTGA
- a CDS encoding alpha/beta fold hydrolase, which translates to MAAKNVNVVLAHGAWADGSSWARVIAALKLEGVNVVAAPLPLTSLADDVAALDRSLARLEGPVVLAGHAYAGAVIAETKAKNVKALVYVTALAPDEGEKVADVFYRAAPHPLAPKLAPDDNGLIWLPDEAFKNAFAQQASADDLAVLSAVQRPISPACITVPVGRPLWKDVPSWFLLAEDDRMILAETQRFMAKRMGATVRAHAVDHAPIVTAPHIVVEIIREAIRSVAA; encoded by the coding sequence ATGGCAGCCAAGAACGTGAACGTGGTGCTGGCGCACGGAGCCTGGGCGGATGGATCGAGCTGGGCGCGCGTCATTGCGGCGCTCAAGTTGGAAGGCGTGAATGTGGTGGCGGCTCCGCTGCCGCTGACCTCGCTGGCCGATGATGTCGCAGCGCTTGATCGCTCGCTGGCGCGCCTCGAAGGACCGGTGGTGCTGGCCGGGCACGCCTATGCCGGCGCAGTCATCGCCGAAACCAAAGCAAAGAACGTCAAGGCGCTGGTCTATGTCACAGCCCTTGCGCCCGATGAAGGCGAGAAAGTCGCCGACGTCTTCTATCGCGCAGCCCCGCATCCGCTGGCGCCGAAGCTTGCCCCTGACGACAACGGTCTGATCTGGCTGCCCGACGAAGCGTTCAAGAATGCCTTTGCGCAGCAAGCGAGCGCGGACGATCTGGCGGTGCTGTCGGCCGTGCAGCGGCCGATCTCGCCGGCCTGCATCACGGTGCCGGTCGGCCGTCCGCTCTGGAAGGATGTGCCGAGCTGGTTCCTGCTCGCGGAAGACGACCGCATGATTCTCGCGGAAACGCAGCGCTTCATGGCGAAGCGGATGGGAGCGACGGTGAGGGCGCATGCGGTGGATCACGCGCCGATCGTCACCGCGCCCCATATCGTCGTCGAAATCATCCGTGAGGCCATCCGCAGCGTGGCGGCGTAA
- a CDS encoding CGNR zinc finger domain-containing protein, which yields MSHHPPAIFIADSRGLDFLNSVATPVDTPIDWIADGDGLMDWLAQANYVPANVLDEIKARAKPADLDRVARQARELREWCRGLVRKHMGKPLKPAATLRELDPLNSLLARDEGFNEIRVSRDESGDRLELHTTRRWRSAESLLLPIAENLVQFICEENFSDVKACEGASCTLMFADHTRRRARRWCSMAICGNRAKQAAHRERLKNQH from the coding sequence ATGAGCCATCACCCGCCCGCCATTTTCATCGCCGATTCCCGCGGCCTTGATTTCCTCAACTCGGTCGCAACGCCCGTGGACACGCCGATCGACTGGATCGCAGATGGCGATGGCCTGATGGACTGGCTCGCGCAGGCCAACTATGTCCCGGCAAACGTGCTGGACGAGATCAAGGCACGTGCGAAGCCGGCCGATCTGGACCGGGTGGCCCGGCAAGCCAGGGAATTGCGGGAGTGGTGCCGCGGCCTGGTCCGCAAGCACATGGGCAAGCCGTTGAAGCCGGCGGCGACCTTACGTGAACTCGATCCCCTGAACAGCCTGCTCGCGCGCGACGAAGGGTTCAACGAGATCCGCGTCTCCCGTGACGAGAGCGGCGACCGCCTTGAATTGCATACGACGCGCCGCTGGCGATCGGCGGAATCCCTGTTGCTGCCGATCGCCGAAAACCTGGTGCAGTTCATCTGCGAGGAAAATTTCTCCGACGTCAAAGCGTGCGAAGGAGCGAGTTGCACGCTGATGTTTGCCGATCACACGCGAAGACGCGCGCGCCGCTGGTGCAGCATGGCGATCTGCGGCAATCGCGCCAAACAGGCCGCACACCGTGAGAGGCTGAAGAACCAGCACTAG
- a CDS encoding DMT family transporter, with protein MSAIQIICAVAVPLLWGYQFVAIKVGVTEFPPLFFLALRFLAIALLLVPFVERPTRQQFGPVAAISLFLGGLNFGLFYVGLGLGSGSLSAVAYQLAPPFTVLLAWPLLAERPSLVTSAGVVLAFVGVAVLAAGPGLSANALPLLLVVGAAFSFAVSNVLTKRYGPFDPLMLMGWSSLLTVPQVMLMSLLLEYGQLASLATADGRGWLALAYTIFIGGIVGFGLWFWLIGRCSMGRVAPFGLLLPVFALISSVLFLGEHVTPKLVVGGLLAISGVAITQLRPRARPI; from the coding sequence ATGTCTGCCATCCAGATCATCTGCGCGGTGGCCGTTCCCCTGCTCTGGGGCTATCAGTTCGTGGCCATCAAGGTGGGCGTGACGGAGTTTCCGCCGCTGTTCTTCCTCGCCCTGCGCTTCCTGGCGATCGCGCTGCTGCTTGTTCCGTTCGTCGAAAGGCCGACGCGTCAACAATTCGGCCCTGTCGCGGCGATTTCGCTGTTCCTTGGCGGACTGAACTTCGGGCTGTTCTATGTTGGCCTCGGGCTCGGCTCGGGAAGCCTGTCGGCTGTTGCCTATCAACTCGCCCCGCCCTTCACCGTCCTTTTGGCCTGGCCGCTGCTCGCGGAAAGGCCGTCTCTCGTCACATCCGCCGGCGTGGTGCTTGCATTCGTCGGCGTGGCCGTGTTGGCGGCGGGGCCTGGTCTGTCGGCAAACGCGCTTCCGCTGCTGCTGGTGGTCGGAGCCGCTTTCTCGTTCGCGGTGTCCAACGTCCTGACGAAACGCTACGGCCCTTTTGACCCCTTGATGTTGATGGGGTGGTCGTCGCTGCTCACGGTGCCGCAGGTCATGCTGATGTCGCTGCTGCTTGAATATGGGCAACTGGCGAGCCTGGCCACGGCGGATGGACGTGGTTGGCTGGCACTCGCCTACACCATTTTCATCGGAGGCATTGTCGGGTTCGGCCTTTGGTTCTGGCTGATCGGGCGTTGCTCGATGGGCCGCGTCGCCCCCTTCGGTCTGCTGCTTCCGGTGTTTGCGTTGATTTCGAGCGTGCTGTTCCTTGGCGAGCACGTAACCCCGAAGCTTGTTGTCGGCGGGCTGCTCGCGATCTCCGGCGTCGCCATTACACAATTGCGACCGCGCGCTCGGCCGATTTGA
- a CDS encoding alpha/beta fold hydrolase, translating to MSENTMSANATSVVRYKKADVDGFKVFYREAGQEGAPKLLLLHGFPSSGHMFRDLIPELSDDFHVVAPDLPGFGQSDMPPREKFSYTFDHIAEVIERFTEVIGFDRFAVYVFDYGAPTGFRLAIRHPERITAIISQNGNAYEEGLSEGWNPIRAYWQNPSLENRNGLRAFLAPETTRWQYTHGVTDEAAVSPDGHSLDNFYLARPGADEIQLDLMGDYKSNIALYPAFQNYFRKHKPAFLAVWGKNDPFFLPPGAEAFKRDIPDATVRFFDTGHFALETHAHEIGEEIRKFLKR from the coding sequence ATGTCAGAAAATACAATGTCGGCAAATGCAACGTCAGTCGTGCGGTACAAGAAGGCCGACGTCGACGGTTTCAAGGTGTTTTACCGGGAAGCCGGCCAGGAAGGCGCGCCAAAGCTTCTGCTGCTTCACGGCTTTCCGAGCTCGGGCCACATGTTCCGCGATTTGATTCCGGAGTTGTCGGATGACTTTCACGTCGTTGCGCCGGACCTGCCGGGCTTCGGCCAGTCCGACATGCCGCCACGCGAAAAGTTCAGCTACACGTTCGATCATATTGCCGAGGTGATCGAGCGCTTTACCGAAGTGATCGGCTTCGATCGCTTCGCAGTTTATGTGTTCGACTATGGCGCGCCGACCGGCTTCCGCCTCGCGATACGCCATCCCGAGCGGATCACTGCGATCATTTCGCAAAACGGCAACGCCTATGAAGAGGGTCTGAGCGAGGGCTGGAATCCGATCCGCGCCTATTGGCAAAACCCGTCCCTGGAAAATCGCAATGGCCTGCGCGCCTTTCTCGCGCCGGAAACGACGCGCTGGCAATACACCCATGGCGTCACTGACGAGGCCGCTGTATCGCCGGATGGCCACTCGCTCGACAACTTCTATCTCGCGCGTCCCGGCGCGGATGAAATCCAGCTCGATCTGATGGGCGACTACAAGAGTAACATCGCGCTCTATCCGGCGTTCCAGAACTACTTCCGAAAGCACAAGCCGGCGTTCCTGGCGGTGTGGGGCAAGAACGATCCGTTCTTCCTGCCGCCGGGCGCGGAGGCGTTCAAGCGCGATATCCCCGATGCGACGGTACGCTTCTTCGACACCGGTCATTTTGCGCTGGAAACGCATGCGCACGAGATCGGAGAAGAGATTCGCAAATTTCTGAAGCGATGA
- a CDS encoding cupin domain-containing protein, whose product MSRLAAACLVVLWSLLLAPSVFAQTAEPHRVVLKTADLTGTDKEIIIAVLEVPPGVTIARHTHPGEEATYVLEGAKLQMPDGKEIDRPAGQAGVNVRDVPHAGYKVVGDKALKILTVHIVDKGKPMTVPAP is encoded by the coding sequence ATGTCACGTCTCGCCGCCGCCTGCCTGGTCGTCCTTTGGTCCTTGTTGCTCGCGCCGTCAGTCTTTGCCCAGACCGCAGAACCCCACCGCGTCGTTCTGAAAACGGCCGATCTCACCGGCACTGACAAGGAAATCATCATCGCCGTGCTCGAAGTGCCGCCGGGCGTGACCATCGCGCGTCACACGCATCCGGGCGAGGAAGCGACCTACGTGCTGGAAGGTGCGAAATTGCAGATGCCCGACGGCAAGGAGATTGATCGTCCGGCCGGGCAGGCGGGCGTCAACGTGCGCGACGTACCGCATGCCGGCTACAAGGTGGTCGGCGACAAGGCGTTGAAGATCCTGACCGTGCATATCGTTGACAAAGGCAAGCCGATGACGGTGCCTGCGCCGTAA
- a CDS encoding lytic murein transglycosylase: MTKGLTAAFSALTVLACLSSQAGAAQCGNGASGFEGWKQQFAGEARAKGIGATGISALMAANYAQATINADRSMHSFKLSLDQFMVKRGAAAVVSRGRAMKQRNAALFASIEQRYGVPAGPLIAIWGMETAFGSQHGNQNMLSSIATLAYDCRRPEYFTDQLYAALKLIDRGTLSAGQRGSMHGEIGQTQFLPKTMLEYGVGNLESASGALSSTANYLKAHGWRAGAGYQPGQPNFAAIQEWNAASVYQQAIALMGRQIDGE; this comes from the coding sequence ATGACCAAGGGACTGACTGCTGCTTTTTCTGCACTCACCGTGCTCGCATGCCTCAGCTCGCAGGCCGGGGCCGCCCAATGCGGCAACGGGGCGAGCGGTTTCGAGGGCTGGAAGCAGCAGTTTGCCGGCGAGGCGCGCGCCAAGGGCATCGGCGCCACCGGGATTTCAGCGCTGATGGCGGCGAATTATGCGCAAGCGACCATCAACGCCGATCGCAGCATGCACAGTTTCAAGCTGTCGCTCGATCAGTTCATGGTCAAACGCGGGGCGGCCGCAGTCGTGTCCCGCGGCCGCGCCATGAAGCAAAGGAACGCGGCGCTGTTCGCGTCGATCGAGCAGCGGTATGGCGTGCCGGCAGGGCCGCTGATCGCGATCTGGGGCATGGAGACCGCCTTCGGCAGCCAGCATGGCAACCAGAACATGCTCTCGTCGATCGCGACGCTGGCTTACGATTGCCGCCGGCCGGAATATTTCACCGACCAGCTTTACGCGGCGCTGAAGCTGATCGATCGCGGCACGCTGTCGGCGGGCCAGCGCGGCTCGATGCATGGCGAGATCGGCCAGACGCAGTTCTTGCCCAAGACGATGCTGGAATACGGCGTCGGCAACCTCGAAAGCGCATCCGGCGCGCTGTCCTCGACCGCGAATTACCTGAAAGCGCACGGCTGGCGGGCCGGCGCCGGCTATCAGCCCGGCCAACCGAATTTCGCGGCGATCCAGGAATGGAATGCGGCCAGCGTCTATCAACAGGCGATCGCGCTGATGGGACGCCAGATCGACGGCGAGTGA
- a CDS encoding TetR/AcrR family transcriptional regulator, translated as MSPRTAPVQLPRGRPRGFDVEAAVERAMGVFWSRGYHATALPDLLRATKLSRGSLYAAFGDKHSLFLRALDRYIADAVTRMDVELAPHRDPVGGLRAYFAGYVDRNSGANGRRGCLLVATAMELAGQDAEVGRRVAGFFKVMEARLSDTLARAKIAGKLADGVEPASAARILVCFVEGMRVVGKTTTARTTWQATADALLERFIQ; from the coding sequence ATGAGCCCCCGAACCGCCCCAGTGCAGTTGCCCCGCGGCCGGCCTAGAGGTTTCGACGTGGAAGCCGCCGTCGAACGTGCGATGGGTGTGTTCTGGTCGCGCGGCTATCACGCCACGGCGCTTCCGGACCTTCTTCGTGCGACGAAGCTCTCGCGCGGCAGCCTTTACGCCGCTTTCGGTGACAAGCACTCGTTGTTCCTGCGTGCGCTGGATCGCTACATCGCCGATGCCGTGACGCGCATGGATGTCGAACTCGCCCCTCATCGAGATCCGGTTGGCGGCCTGCGGGCCTACTTTGCCGGTTATGTCGACCGCAACAGCGGCGCCAATGGCCGGCGCGGCTGCCTGCTGGTGGCTACAGCCATGGAGCTGGCTGGCCAGGACGCCGAGGTTGGCCGGCGCGTCGCGGGCTTTTTCAAGGTCATGGAGGCGAGACTCTCGGATACGCTTGCGCGCGCGAAGATCGCGGGCAAGTTGGCCGATGGTGTCGAGCCTGCAAGCGCCGCCCGAATTCTCGTCTGTTTCGTCGAGGGGATGCGCGTGGTCGGCAAAACCACAACGGCACGGACGACGTGGCAAGCCACCGCTGACGCGCTTCTCGAGCGCTTCATTCAGTAA